The following proteins are co-located in the Synechococcus sp. PROS-U-1 genome:
- the rpaB gene encoding response regulator transcription factor RpaB, protein MTATAPTKETILVVDDEASIRRILETRLSMIGYNVVTACDGTEALELFPTCAPDLVVLDVMMPKLDGYGVCQELRKESDVPIVMLTALGDVADRITGLELGADDYVVKPFSPKELEARIRCVLRRVEKEQVAGIPNSGVIQVIDLRIDTNKRQVFRGDERIRLTGMEFSLLELLVSRSGEPFNRGEILKEVWGYTPERHVDTRVVDVHISRLRSKLEDDPANPELILTARGTGYLFQRIVDSVASEGP, encoded by the coding sequence ATGACGGCCACGGCTCCTACCAAGGAAACGATCCTCGTGGTCGACGACGAGGCATCGATCCGACGGATCTTGGAAACCCGGTTATCCATGATCGGGTACAACGTGGTGACCGCCTGCGACGGCACCGAAGCCCTGGAATTGTTCCCCACCTGCGCGCCAGACCTCGTGGTGCTGGACGTGATGATGCCGAAGCTGGACGGCTACGGCGTCTGCCAGGAGCTGCGCAAGGAATCGGACGTTCCCATCGTGATGCTGACAGCCCTCGGTGACGTCGCCGACAGGATCACGGGGCTTGAGCTCGGGGCCGATGACTATGTGGTGAAGCCCTTCAGCCCCAAGGAGCTGGAAGCCCGCATCCGCTGCGTGCTGCGACGGGTTGAGAAGGAGCAGGTTGCAGGCATCCCCAACTCCGGCGTCATTCAGGTGATCGACCTGCGGATCGACACCAACAAACGCCAGGTGTTCCGTGGCGATGAACGGATCCGGCTGACAGGGATGGAATTCAGCCTGCTGGAACTGCTGGTGAGCCGTTCCGGTGAACCGTTCAACCGCGGCGAGATCCTCAAAGAGGTTTGGGGGTACACCCCTGAACGCCACGTGGATACCCGGGTGGTGGATGTTCATATCTCCCGCCTGCGCTCCAAGCTGGAGGATGATCCAGCAAATCCCGAGTTGATCCTCACAGCTCGGGGAACCGGCTACCTGTTCCAGCGCATCGTCGATTCCGTTGCCTCCGAAGGTCCCTGA
- the fabD gene encoding ACP S-malonyltransferase, with amino-acid sequence MAIAWVFPGQGSQKVGMAEVLLSIDGTRERFAMASELLGRDLLAICQGDNGGGEGPDDLNDTRNTQPALFVIESLLADNLHQQGREPALVAGHSLGELVALYSAGVFGLETGLQLMKTRSELMASAGGGAMTAVIGFDRGQLDELVAATDGVNIANDNSDAQVVISGSPEAVQTVSGALKCKRAIPLAVSGAFHSPFMAKAAERFAAVLDNVPFQDGRVPVLSNSAASASTSANELKERLKQQMTTGVRWRETMAAMTDSGVDTLVEIGPGNVLSGLAKRSMSGVTTAQIAGAGDLGQ; translated from the coding sequence ATGGCGATCGCCTGGGTCTTTCCCGGTCAGGGCTCTCAAAAAGTGGGCATGGCAGAAGTGCTGCTCAGCATCGATGGCACCCGCGAGCGTTTCGCCATGGCTTCCGAGCTGCTAGGGCGCGATCTGCTGGCGATCTGCCAGGGCGACAACGGCGGCGGTGAGGGACCGGATGATCTCAACGACACCCGCAACACCCAGCCGGCCCTGTTCGTGATCGAATCGCTGCTGGCCGACAACCTTCATCAGCAGGGCCGCGAGCCTGCGCTGGTGGCTGGCCACAGCCTGGGCGAGCTGGTCGCCCTCTACAGCGCTGGAGTGTTTGGGCTGGAAACAGGTCTTCAGCTGATGAAAACCCGCTCAGAACTGATGGCGAGCGCTGGAGGCGGTGCCATGACGGCCGTGATCGGCTTTGATCGCGGTCAGCTGGATGAGCTGGTAGCCGCCACGGACGGCGTCAACATTGCCAACGACAACAGCGATGCCCAGGTGGTCATCTCCGGCTCTCCAGAGGCCGTGCAGACCGTAAGTGGGGCCCTGAAATGCAAGCGCGCGATCCCTCTGGCCGTCTCCGGAGCCTTCCACTCCCCATTCATGGCGAAAGCTGCTGAGCGCTTCGCCGCTGTACTGGACAACGTGCCGTTTCAGGATGGCCGCGTTCCGGTGCTCAGCAACAGCGCCGCCAGTGCCAGCACCAGCGCGAACGAGCTTAAAGAGCGTCTAAAGCAGCAGATGACGACTGGGGTTCGCTGGCGCGAAACCATGGCTGCCATGACCGACAGCGGTGTGGACACCCTGGTGGAAATCGGACCGGGCAATGTGCTTAGTGGCCTGGCGAAACGCAGCATGAGCGGCGTGACCACCGCTCAGATCGCCGGGGCAGGAGATCTCGGACAGTGA
- a CDS encoding beta-ketoacyl-ACP synthase III, with protein sequence MVEPLSTTRGVLFRGSGSATPSRSISNAELGQRVETSDSWIRSRTGIAARRVIDADESLTELSGLAAERALAMAGWSADSLDLILLATSTPDDLFGSAPRLQARLGATNAVAFDLTAACSGFLFATVTAAQYLRSGAMRRILVVGADQLSRWVNWDDRRSCVLFGDAAGAVVLEASKNGQDNLEGFLLRSDGSRGEVLQLPQVSERKSLVGDASHQCGGFEPIQMNGQEVYKFAVREVPAILEQLLEQKSVAADAVDWLLLHQANQRILDAVADRFSVPSEKVLSNLAHYGNTSAATIPLMLDEAVRDGRIQPGHRIASSGFGAGLSWGAALFRWSGPA encoded by the coding sequence TTGGTCGAGCCGCTCAGCACAACCAGGGGGGTGTTGTTCCGGGGGTCTGGCAGCGCGACGCCCAGCCGCTCGATTAGCAACGCTGAACTCGGCCAGCGGGTTGAAACCAGCGATTCATGGATACGGAGTCGCACCGGGATTGCGGCGCGTCGGGTGATCGATGCGGATGAATCCCTCACCGAACTGAGCGGATTGGCAGCGGAACGGGCTCTGGCCATGGCCGGTTGGTCGGCCGACAGCCTGGACCTGATTTTGTTGGCCACCTCCACCCCAGACGACCTGTTCGGCTCGGCACCACGGCTGCAGGCTCGCCTCGGTGCCACCAATGCCGTGGCCTTTGATCTCACAGCTGCCTGCAGCGGCTTTTTGTTTGCCACGGTGACCGCCGCCCAATACCTGCGCAGTGGGGCAATGCGCCGCATCCTCGTGGTGGGAGCCGATCAACTGAGCCGCTGGGTGAACTGGGACGACCGACGCTCCTGTGTTCTGTTCGGTGATGCGGCCGGCGCCGTGGTGCTGGAGGCATCAAAAAATGGCCAAGACAATCTGGAGGGATTCCTGCTGCGCTCTGATGGCAGCCGAGGCGAGGTGCTCCAGCTTCCCCAGGTCAGCGAGCGCAAGTCCCTTGTGGGGGACGCCAGCCATCAGTGCGGCGGCTTCGAACCCATTCAGATGAACGGGCAGGAGGTCTACAAATTCGCGGTGCGCGAAGTGCCAGCCATTCTCGAGCAACTGCTCGAACAGAAAAGCGTCGCCGCAGATGCCGTGGACTGGCTGCTGCTGCATCAGGCCAACCAGCGAATCCTTGATGCAGTGGCAGATCGCTTCTCTGTCCCATCCGAGAAAGTGCTCAGCAACCTGGCGCACTACGGCAACACATCAGCGGCCACCATTCCCTTGATGCTGGACGAAGCCGTGCGCGATGGGCGCATCCAACCCGGACACCGCATCGCCAGCAGTGGCTTCGGAGCGGGATTGAGCTGGGGTGCAGCACTCTTCCGCTGGAGCGGGCCCGCCTAA
- a CDS encoding Ycf34 family protein — MCICVDCSWVDRCQAYHAVERQHGVPHLAETPDFEPDAPKIHISVMDLPDGKAGIEWDVRSCSSFKADPGRWQRCCPGQELPR; from the coding sequence ATGTGCATCTGCGTGGATTGCAGCTGGGTCGACCGTTGTCAGGCCTATCACGCAGTTGAGCGTCAGCATGGCGTTCCGCATCTAGCGGAGACCCCCGATTTTGAGCCAGATGCACCGAAGATTCATATTTCGGTGATGGATCTCCCCGACGGCAAGGCCGGAATTGAGTGGGATGTTCGTTCGTGCTCCAGCTTCAAGGCTGACCCTGGTCGATGGCAGCGTTGCTGTCCTGGGCAGGAGCTTCCCCGATGA
- the plsX gene encoding phosphate acyltransferase PlsX — MPPKVPDPTPAPQPRNKTNRPRAIRRLVIWYRRNAAVTTIVDGAANSATAAGSMAGNVAETVVSGAGTVASSVLQPLVFDPLRWLQGGTDTDGIDDAERLWVAVDGMGGDHAPGPILEGCLDAIDRLPLKIRFVGEIERVMAAANSLGLRESLESARAAGHLDLVASGPSIGMDDEATAVRRKRDASINVAMDLVKKGEALAVYSAGNSGAVMASAIFRLGRLKGIDRPAIGALFPTKDPGQPVLVLDVGANMDCKPTYLHQFALLGNIYSRDVLQVSKPRIGLLNIGEEECKGNDLSLKTHELLRDESRLHFAGNCEGRDVLSGDFDVVVCDGFTGNVLLKFLESVGSVLLGVLRAELPRGRRGKVGSAFLRSNLKRIKKRLDHAEHGGALLLGVNGISVIGHGSSRALSVVSALRIAHSAASHGVMDDLATLHQGCD; from the coding sequence TTGCCTCCGAAGGTCCCTGATCCCACCCCGGCCCCTCAGCCGCGGAACAAGACCAACCGTCCTCGGGCGATCCGTCGCCTGGTGATCTGGTATCGGCGTAACGCCGCCGTCACAACCATCGTTGATGGTGCTGCCAATTCAGCAACGGCAGCTGGATCGATGGCGGGAAACGTGGCGGAAACCGTGGTGTCTGGAGCCGGCACGGTGGCCAGCAGTGTTCTCCAACCTCTGGTGTTCGACCCCCTGCGCTGGCTGCAGGGGGGCACCGACACCGACGGAATTGACGATGCGGAGCGTCTCTGGGTCGCCGTCGACGGCATGGGCGGTGACCATGCGCCAGGGCCGATTCTCGAGGGATGTCTGGACGCCATTGACCGGCTGCCCCTGAAGATCCGCTTCGTGGGGGAAATCGAGCGGGTGATGGCCGCCGCCAACAGCCTCGGCCTACGCGAATCCCTGGAAAGTGCACGGGCAGCAGGGCATCTGGACCTGGTGGCCAGTGGCCCCTCCATCGGCATGGATGACGAGGCCACGGCGGTGCGGCGCAAACGGGACGCCAGCATCAATGTGGCGATGGACCTCGTGAAGAAAGGAGAGGCCCTGGCGGTGTATTCAGCCGGGAATTCCGGCGCCGTGATGGCCTCGGCGATATTTCGTCTGGGACGGCTGAAGGGGATCGACCGACCAGCCATCGGTGCGTTGTTCCCGACCAAGGATCCCGGCCAGCCCGTTTTGGTGCTGGACGTCGGCGCCAACATGGATTGCAAACCCACCTATCTGCATCAATTCGCCCTGCTCGGGAACATCTACAGCCGGGATGTTCTTCAAGTGAGCAAGCCTCGGATCGGCCTGCTCAACATCGGTGAGGAGGAATGCAAAGGAAACGATCTTTCCTTGAAAACCCACGAACTGCTGCGGGACGAATCGAGGCTGCACTTCGCTGGCAACTGCGAAGGGCGCGATGTGCTTTCAGGAGACTTCGATGTGGTGGTCTGCGATGGATTCACCGGCAATGTGCTGCTGAAGTTCCTCGAATCCGTTGGCAGCGTTCTGCTGGGGGTGCTGCGGGCTGAATTGCCCCGGGGCCGTCGCGGCAAGGTGGGTTCGGCCTTCCTGCGGAGCAACCTCAAGCGCATCAAGAAGCGGCTGGACCATGCCGAACACGGTGGAGCCTTGCTTCTGGGCGTCAACGGCATTTCCGTGATCGGCCACGGCAGCAGCCGTGCCCTCTCGGTGGTCAGTGCCCTGCGCATTGCCCACTCCGCTGCGAGCCATGGCGTGATGGACGATCTCGCAACACTGCATCAGGGTTGTGATTGA
- a CDS encoding cation-translocating P-type ATPase has protein sequence MSPAVQTVVLDVEGMKCGGCVRAVETTLLDQPGVQRADVNLVSRSAWLDLTAGENDVAGVLKALADRGFPAKERPLDDPIGTAASGQALPGWWQQWRQLMVALVLLLLSVLGHLSEAGHLSLPLIGTLPFHATLATVALLGPGRPILMGGVVAARAGAPSMDSLVGLGVSSAYVASLVALVWPQVGWPCFFNEPVMLLGFVLLGRFLEERARFRTGQALQQLARLQPDTARLLLPDGAIREVRVGALRPGETVQLLAGDRVPVDGVVLEGASAVDVSSLTGEPLPLQAESGTELASGSLNLEATLVFEVTRVGAETALARIIRLVEQAQARRAPIQGLADRVAGRFCYGVIGLAVATFLFWWLFGAGYWPQVLQASAPGMPHDHAMTHAMDPAHGMHHGGLGSGASTPVGLALQLSIAVLVVACPCALGLATPTVITVATGLAARRGWLFRGGDVIETAAGLDHVVFDKTGTLTLGRPLVTDVHGDDPDRLLQLAASLEQSSRHPLAYALLQEAQGRELPLLECHDVRTVSGQGLEGHVEGAPDRVRVGKPDWLLAQGVGIAAAAQGWLAAAEGSVVAVAVGDHLLGLVQIEDQMRPDVAPALQRLRSHGLALSVFSGDREAAVQRLGQQLGFAAQDLGWQMLPEQKLQRLEQLRHGQRVAMVGDGINDAPALAAADLGIAIGTGTQIAQDSAGLVLLGDRLDNLPEALSLARRTLVKVRQNLFWAFGYNLIVLPVAAGALLPSHGVLLSPPLAALLMALSSITVVMNALALRLP, from the coding sequence GTGAGCCCTGCGGTTCAGACCGTCGTCCTGGATGTTGAAGGGATGAAATGCGGCGGTTGCGTTCGCGCTGTTGAAACCACCCTGCTGGATCAGCCTGGGGTCCAGCGTGCCGATGTGAATCTGGTCAGCCGCTCGGCTTGGCTCGATCTCACCGCGGGTGAAAACGATGTAGCTGGGGTGTTGAAAGCCCTCGCAGACAGGGGGTTCCCGGCCAAAGAGCGCCCTTTGGATGACCCGATCGGTACGGCGGCTTCCGGGCAAGCGTTGCCGGGCTGGTGGCAGCAATGGCGACAGCTGATGGTTGCCCTGGTGCTGCTGTTGCTGTCCGTGCTTGGCCATCTCAGCGAGGCAGGGCATCTGTCGCTTCCCCTGATCGGCACCCTGCCCTTTCACGCCACGCTCGCAACGGTGGCTCTGCTGGGACCGGGCCGTCCGATTTTGATGGGTGGTGTTGTGGCGGCCCGTGCAGGGGCTCCCAGCATGGATTCCCTTGTTGGCCTTGGCGTGAGCAGTGCCTATGTGGCCAGCCTGGTTGCCTTGGTTTGGCCCCAGGTGGGTTGGCCCTGTTTCTTCAATGAACCGGTGATGCTGCTGGGGTTCGTCCTGCTGGGGCGTTTTCTCGAGGAACGGGCCCGTTTTCGGACAGGGCAGGCGTTGCAGCAACTTGCTCGGCTCCAGCCCGACACCGCCCGCCTGCTGTTGCCCGACGGAGCGATTCGTGAGGTGCGCGTTGGCGCTCTCCGGCCCGGTGAAACAGTGCAGCTGCTGGCCGGTGATCGCGTCCCGGTGGATGGCGTGGTGCTTGAGGGGGCCTCGGCTGTTGACGTCTCAAGCCTCACCGGTGAGCCTTTGCCGTTGCAGGCGGAATCCGGCACTGAGTTGGCCTCCGGCAGCCTCAATCTGGAGGCAACCCTGGTGTTTGAGGTCACTCGGGTTGGTGCCGAAACCGCCCTGGCCCGCATCATCCGCTTGGTGGAGCAGGCGCAGGCCCGTCGGGCGCCCATCCAGGGCCTGGCCGATCGTGTGGCGGGCCGCTTTTGCTACGGCGTCATCGGCCTGGCTGTCGCCACGTTTCTCTTCTGGTGGTTGTTTGGTGCCGGTTATTGGCCCCAGGTCCTCCAGGCTTCAGCGCCAGGGATGCCCCATGACCATGCGATGACCCATGCGATGGATCCTGCCCATGGGATGCATCACGGGGGATTGGGCAGTGGAGCCAGCACGCCGGTTGGTCTGGCCCTGCAACTGTCAATTGCGGTCCTTGTGGTCGCTTGCCCCTGCGCCCTCGGTCTGGCCACTCCAACGGTGATCACCGTGGCCACCGGCCTGGCGGCACGGCGCGGCTGGCTGTTCCGCGGTGGCGATGTGATCGAGACCGCTGCAGGTTTGGACCATGTGGTGTTCGACAAGACCGGCACCCTCACCTTGGGTCGCCCCCTCGTGACCGATGTGCATGGGGACGACCCGGATCGTCTGTTGCAGCTCGCAGCCAGCCTGGAGCAAAGCAGCAGGCACCCCTTGGCCTACGCCCTGCTCCAAGAGGCCCAGGGCCGGGAGCTCCCTCTTCTGGAGTGCCACGACGTGCGCACGGTGTCTGGCCAGGGGCTGGAGGGCCATGTGGAGGGTGCACCGGACCGAGTTCGTGTGGGCAAGCCGGACTGGTTGCTGGCGCAGGGAGTTGGCATTGCCGCCGCCGCCCAGGGCTGGCTCGCTGCCGCCGAAGGCTCGGTGGTGGCGGTTGCTGTGGGTGATCACCTGTTGGGACTGGTTCAGATCGAGGATCAGATGCGCCCGGATGTCGCTCCTGCGCTGCAACGCCTGCGCTCTCACGGTCTGGCCCTTTCGGTGTTCAGTGGAGATCGGGAGGCAGCCGTTCAGCGCCTTGGTCAGCAGTTGGGTTTCGCTGCTCAGGATCTGGGCTGGCAAATGCTTCCGGAGCAGAAGCTGCAACGCCTCGAGCAGCTGCGTCATGGGCAGAGGGTGGCCATGGTGGGTGACGGCATCAATGATGCGCCGGCTTTGGCCGCGGCTGATCTTGGGATTGCCATCGGTACGGGCACGCAGATCGCTCAGGACTCTGCTGGTCTGGTGCTGCTGGGAGATCGGCTCGACAACCTTCCCGAAGCCCTCAGCCTGGCCCGCCGCACTCTGGTGAAGGTGCGGCAGAACCTTTTCTGGGCCTTCGGTTACAACCTCATCGTTCTCCCGGTTGCCGCGGGTGCCCTTCTCCCCAGCCATGGGGTGCTGCTCTCGCCTCCTCTGGCGGCGCTGCTGATGGCCTTGAGTTCGATCACCGTGGTGATGAATGCCCTGGCTCTTCGCTTGCCATGA
- a CDS encoding 1-acyl-sn-glycerol-3-phosphate acyltransferase, which translates to MSQSSLVRTPKPSFTYRLVSNLLVFPVFRLLFRGSTAGNNRVPMQGPLVVVANHGSHLDPPLLGHALGRPVAFMAKAELFSIPLLGPIIRACGAYPVRRGASDREAIRTATARLEEGWATGVFLDGTRQSDGRINNPLPGAALLAARTGAPLLPVAIHNSHRALGTGRNWPRLVPIQLRIGDPIPAPASRRRPDLDATTALLQERINALLDQGPQHP; encoded by the coding sequence GTGAGTCAATCCAGCCTCGTCCGCACCCCCAAGCCGAGCTTCACCTATCGGCTGGTCAGCAACCTGCTGGTTTTCCCGGTGTTTCGATTGCTGTTCCGCGGCTCGACCGCTGGCAACAACCGTGTGCCGATGCAAGGGCCTCTCGTGGTGGTAGCCAACCACGGCTCCCATCTGGACCCCCCCCTGTTGGGCCATGCCCTGGGCCGCCCCGTTGCCTTCATGGCCAAGGCGGAATTGTTCAGCATCCCGCTGCTGGGACCAATCATTCGGGCCTGCGGTGCCTACCCCGTTCGGCGGGGCGCCAGCGATCGCGAAGCGATCCGCACCGCAACAGCACGGCTCGAGGAGGGTTGGGCCACCGGTGTTTTTCTGGACGGCACGCGACAAAGCGACGGTCGGATCAACAACCCACTCCCAGGTGCAGCCCTTCTGGCAGCTCGCACTGGAGCCCCCCTGCTGCCTGTCGCCATCCATAACAGCCACCGCGCCTTGGGAACAGGTCGCAACTGGCCGCGCCTGGTGCCCATCCAACTGCGGATCGGTGATCCCATCCCAGCACCAGCCAGCCGCCGCAGGCCCGATCTGGATGCCACCACAGCCCTGCTGCAGGAACGCATCAATGCTTTGTTGGACCAGGGTCCGCAGCATCCCTGA
- a CDS encoding YdcF family protein yields the protein MAGLRAGLLLGAGLMAWLLGPGPLSPYRQALLDRSPPQLVLVLGGDVDRERMGARLARQLDLPLLVSGGSNPEYAEWMLSEERFNPDRVTLDYRARDTLSNFTSVVDELQADGVRHVLLVTSEDHLPRSMAVGQVVAGSRGIQLTGVPVACRTDCTQEGRVKQWSDWLRAVAWVLTGRDLRDAADPGPTKH from the coding sequence ATGGCGGGACTGCGTGCAGGTCTGCTGCTGGGTGCTGGTCTCATGGCCTGGTTGCTTGGGCCCGGACCGCTGTCGCCCTATCGACAGGCTCTTCTGGACCGCAGCCCCCCGCAATTGGTGTTGGTGCTCGGAGGGGATGTTGACCGGGAACGGATGGGAGCCCGTTTGGCGCGTCAGCTTGATCTGCCGCTCCTGGTCAGCGGCGGTAGCAATCCTGAGTACGCCGAATGGATGCTCAGTGAGGAGCGCTTCAATCCAGACCGCGTCACCCTTGATTACCGGGCCCGCGACACCCTCAGCAACTTCACGTCCGTCGTGGATGAGCTGCAGGCGGATGGCGTCCGTCACGTGTTGCTGGTGACCAGCGAGGACCACCTGCCCCGATCGATGGCGGTAGGGCAGGTGGTGGCTGGCAGCCGTGGAATTCAGCTCACGGGAGTTCCCGTGGCCTGTCGAACGGATTGCACACAGGAGGGTCGCGTGAAGCAGTGGAGTGACTGGTTGCGCGCTGTGGCCTGGGTGCTGACGGGCCGAGACCTCAGGGATGCTGCGGACCCTGGTCCAACAAAGCATTGA
- a CDS encoding photosystem I assembly protein Ycf3 — MPRSNRNDNFIDKSFTVMADLIVKLLPINARSKEAYVYYRDGLSAQNDGDYAEALENYEEALKLEENSTDRSETLKNMAIIYMSNGEEERAIETYQQALEENPKQPSCLKNMGLIYEKRGRIAEEGGRQDEADRWFDQAADVWTQAVRLNPGGYLDIENWLKSTGRSNVDVYF, encoded by the coding sequence GTGCCCCGCAGCAACCGCAACGACAACTTCATTGACAAGAGCTTCACGGTGATGGCGGACCTGATCGTCAAGCTGTTGCCGATCAATGCCCGCTCGAAGGAGGCCTACGTCTATTACCGCGACGGCCTCTCGGCCCAGAACGACGGTGATTACGCCGAGGCGCTGGAGAACTACGAGGAAGCCCTGAAGCTTGAGGAGAACTCCACAGACCGGAGTGAAACCCTCAAGAACATGGCCATCATCTACATGTCCAACGGCGAGGAGGAGCGGGCGATCGAGACCTACCAGCAGGCTCTCGAAGAAAACCCAAAGCAACCCTCCTGCCTTAAGAACATGGGGCTGATCTACGAGAAACGGGGGCGAATCGCCGAGGAAGGCGGTCGGCAAGACGAAGCCGATCGCTGGTTTGACCAGGCGGCCGACGTCTGGACCCAGGCGGTGCGCCTCAATCCCGGCGGGTATCTCGATATCGAGAACTGGTTGAAGTCAACGGGCCGCAGCAACGTCGACGTCTACTTCTGA
- the radA gene encoding DNA repair protein RadA, whose product MPKSTAVFICQVCGARARQFFGRCPECGSWNSLVEQSQPPADGRRRRSAPDPEVAAAPRRSTAMASLEDQPLRRLATGSAEFDRVLGGGLVPGSLVLVGGDPGIGKSTLLLQSASAMAAGASVLYVSAEESAQQVKLRWQRLAGGASELQLLAETDLELVLEELEALRPAVAIIDSIQALHDANLTSAPGSVGQVRECAAALQRLAKRQNISLLLVGHVTKEGMLAGPKVLEHLVDAVLTFEGDRFASHRLLRAVKNRFGATHELGLFEMQSGGLAEVGNPSELFLSDARASGVATIVACEGTRSLVVDLQALVNVTSYASPRRTATGIGTNRLHQILAVLEKHMGLPLSRFDCYLAVAGGLEVEEPAADLGVAAAVVASFRDLTLPAGTVLIGELGLGGQLRPVGQLELRLQEAARLGFRRAVVPRGSGLGDLASGLDLALLEADSVTEALVLALGDAVQPDQA is encoded by the coding sequence GTGCCCAAGTCCACCGCTGTTTTCATCTGTCAGGTCTGCGGAGCCCGTGCTCGACAGTTTTTTGGCCGTTGCCCCGAGTGCGGCAGCTGGAATTCCCTGGTGGAGCAATCCCAGCCTCCAGCCGATGGCCGTCGCCGCCGCAGTGCCCCGGATCCAGAGGTGGCTGCTGCACCGAGACGTTCCACGGCCATGGCCTCGCTGGAGGATCAACCGCTGCGGCGCCTGGCAACCGGCTCCGCTGAATTTGACCGTGTTCTGGGTGGCGGCCTTGTGCCGGGTTCGCTGGTGCTCGTGGGCGGCGATCCGGGGATCGGGAAGAGCACATTGTTGCTGCAGAGCGCCTCGGCAATGGCGGCCGGTGCATCGGTGCTTTATGTGAGTGCTGAGGAATCGGCGCAGCAGGTGAAGCTGCGGTGGCAGCGGCTTGCCGGAGGGGCTTCGGAGCTGCAGTTGCTTGCCGAAACCGATCTGGAGCTGGTGCTGGAGGAGCTGGAGGCGCTGCGTCCCGCTGTGGCGATCATCGACAGCATTCAGGCGTTGCATGACGCCAACCTCACCAGTGCTCCGGGGTCGGTCGGCCAGGTTCGTGAATGTGCGGCCGCGCTGCAACGGCTGGCCAAACGCCAGAACATCTCCCTGCTGTTGGTGGGTCACGTCACCAAGGAAGGCATGCTGGCGGGCCCGAAGGTGTTGGAACACCTTGTGGATGCGGTGCTCACCTTCGAAGGAGACCGCTTCGCCAGTCACCGCCTGCTGCGCGCCGTCAAGAACCGCTTCGGCGCCACCCATGAGTTGGGCTTGTTCGAGATGCAGAGCGGTGGCTTGGCCGAGGTGGGCAACCCCAGTGAGCTGTTCCTGAGCGATGCCCGTGCCTCCGGTGTTGCCACGATCGTGGCCTGTGAGGGCACACGATCACTGGTGGTGGATCTGCAGGCCCTGGTGAATGTCACCAGCTATGCCAGCCCCCGTCGTACGGCCACAGGGATTGGCACAAACCGCTTGCACCAGATCCTTGCGGTGCTGGAGAAGCACATGGGGCTGCCGCTGTCCCGCTTTGATTGCTACCTCGCCGTCGCCGGTGGTCTGGAGGTGGAGGAGCCGGCGGCGGATCTGGGGGTTGCTGCGGCGGTGGTCGCCAGCTTCAGAGACCTCACCCTGCCCGCGGGGACGGTGTTGATCGGCGAGCTGGGCCTGGGGGGGCAGCTGCGTCCTGTGGGCCAGCTGGAGCTGCGGCTCCAGGAAGCGGCACGGCTGGGATTCCGAAGGGCTGTCGTGCCCCGGGGCAGCGGCCTCGGAGATCTGGCGTCGGGTTTGGATTTGGCTCTTCTGGAGGCCGATAGCGTCACCGAGGCCTTGGTGCTGGCGCTTGGTGACGCTGTGCAGCCTGATCAGGCCTGA
- the tsaB gene encoding tRNA (adenosine(37)-N6)-threonylcarbamoyltransferase complex dimerization subunit type 1 TsaB, with the protein MAALLSWAGASPMTALPLLLALHSCSDRFGMALQDPEQPQAGSVVQVHPDGRGLSNSLISRVQALLPPERWPQLQGLAVATGPGGFTGTRLTVVMARTLAQQLGCPLLGVSSYALMAPRLVKQLPGSMQEQPFWITQELPRRGVVGGQYQISSGRVHELSLPALLPEGSSPQPALVAELDVAEDVARLLQLLQRSHAAGAALPWPTVLPIYPTSPVGTV; encoded by the coding sequence ATGGCAGCGTTGCTGTCCTGGGCAGGAGCTTCCCCGATGACGGCCTTGCCGCTGCTGCTCGCTCTGCACAGCTGCTCGGATCGTTTCGGCATGGCGCTGCAGGACCCTGAGCAGCCTCAAGCAGGGTCTGTAGTGCAGGTCCATCCGGATGGACGGGGACTCTCCAACAGTCTGATTTCGCGTGTTCAGGCGCTCCTCCCCCCTGAGCGTTGGCCCCAGTTGCAGGGCCTTGCCGTGGCAACGGGACCGGGGGGGTTCACCGGTACCCGACTGACGGTGGTGATGGCGCGCACCCTGGCGCAACAGCTGGGTTGCCCCCTGCTCGGGGTGAGCAGTTATGCCTTGATGGCGCCCCGCCTGGTGAAGCAACTGCCGGGATCGATGCAGGAGCAACCGTTCTGGATCACCCAGGAGTTGCCCCGCCGCGGGGTGGTCGGTGGCCAGTACCAGATCAGTTCAGGGCGGGTTCACGAACTCAGCTTGCCGGCGTTGTTGCCGGAGGGCTCGTCTCCCCAACCAGCTCTTGTGGCTGAACTTGATGTGGCTGAGGATGTGGCGCGATTGCTGCAGTTGTTGCAGCGCAGCCATGCGGCTGGTGCAGCGCTGCCCTGGCCCACCGTGTTGCCGATCTATCCCACCTCTCCGGTTGGGACGGTCTGA